The Platichthys flesus chromosome 5, fPlaFle2.1, whole genome shotgun sequence genome contains the following window.
CCAGCtgaagtttttttcttcttcttcttctttttgttgttgttgttatatgCGCCGCCTCGTGCTGGTTCCCGTCAAAGTGGAGCGATTCCCGGTTGGCGAAAAGAGGAGTGGTGGGTGTCCCGCAGTGACCCGCAGCATAGTTCACCTGGTCCCCGGAGCGAGAGGAAACTACAGAAACTACCGGATTCACCGTCTCTTCACTGCCATGGCTCCTTCATGGTGATTGACAGGGTggctccttctctccctgaacTCACCCTGCTCTGGAACATGGCGGCGTCAAGCTGGCGCGGCTGGCGAGGGGAGTAGCACGGGAAGCGAGAGGGGCTgcgctttcaaaataaagggaAAGACGCTCAACGATTCGCTAGAGCTTGAGATTCaagtttttattgtgaaatttaAGTTATCACAAGGTCAATGGAAAGACTGGAACTGTTTTAAATCATgtaattaataatttatatatatatatatatacgttttctcttttatatttattaatttcagttttagtattttatttaaacGCGGAGTCAGAAACAATGTtgatttcataataaaagccATTAATTAATGGCTCCATAAAAAAGATCTTTACAAAAAAGTTAAAGTCAATACAAAATATCATGATATTTTAATCAATTCATTAATAAACGTTTAATCACGTTTTAGAAAATTGAATAGCCTTCTCATATCTATTGCTACATTTATTTGTAAGTCTAGTTTtgtatgaatacaaataaaataaatcaatgtgttGATGAATCAATgtagaaaataattaaataaataaacaaatcaaggTGTTGACAGAACAATTTGTAATAAGTAAGTAAAATGTTGAATCGCAAGCTCATTCATTCACGTACACTTGTGTAATTGTCTTTTCATGCACGAGGCACAACCCCTTTCATCCTCAAGGGGACATTTGTTCTGAAGGTCGCAGTCGGAAGTTGTATCTATCTAGCTCTGTTGGAATAACCActggtgtggaggaggaggcgagcaGGGAAAACCGAGTTCCCTGAACCGTGGGACATGTAGTCCAACCCCGCTGTGTCCAGTCCCTGAACACCAGTTGAGGGAGAGTTCAGGGGGTTAGCGGGGGTGAAACACAGCGAAATACAGCTTTTATAAAAGTTCCCTCAGACAAAGAAGAGAATCAGCTCCTGAGAGAAGGTCCCAACAAATCATGACATGGCTGAACTACAGAATCCACAATGACACATGTATTCTGGAGGAACTCCCCCCATATAGCATGTACAGTTTGAATGATGACACTGGACCAACTGACCTACTCACAGGTGTATTTTATGAAATGTATCGGTGTTActattattgttgttgatgttgttgctgttgttgttgttatattaTCAATAATGATAAACAATTACAAACTGCTTTACAAGtcaaaaatatacaatataagaAACAACCACAGAAGCAAACAATAGAAACCAAAAGCCGCGTGGAGCACAGATACAAGACTAAAGATATTACGGATGAGAAAAGAgtgacaataaaataaaacataaggaaaacaacaaaacagtctgttaaaattaaataaataaacataagcAATTAAAGGTGAATTCAGACCTCAAGTCCTGAGAAAGCACatgaaaaaaatgacatatttgacaaatacaGTGTGTTTTGGCCTGTTTATCAACATGACCATGTAACTACAAGCACCATATTTCTAACATAacttattgtgttattgtgattaatgctgtttttatttgaactgtATCCAAAGAGAAAACATCTGATGTACCAGTACTGGTTTGATTGTCCGACACCAAACTGGTTAACGGAAAGAAAAAGGTTAAACTTGCAATCCTGGCATCGATCTGGCTTCCAAAACCTGATCGATCTCCCAGGCTCAACAGAGCATCTAAACCTGGTCTCATCCACTGAGACGTGTTGCTCCTGGACTCAGATTGCTATCCGAGGAATCTTATTGGAATGCTATTGTAATGGTAAACACATCCCCCAAAGGCTGTTCCCTGTTATTCTATGATTAATGACTTTTCCATTGCACAGGCCCATAGCCTCCCTCTACAGCCTCGCTACTGATGAAGAAACAGGGAGCTATTAAAGGCTAAGGACGCAATACACCAATTCCACTTAATTATCTATTAAGCTCTAATCTGCAGTGTTACAACTTCACATGCACATAAGATCCTGCCATGTTCTCGCTGCACCAGACTTTTACATTTCTACCTCTGTCTTCACGTTGTCTCCTATTGTTGTGTTTCACTGGTGCAGAAATCTTTTCTATACGTGGGCCAAACGGCATTCTTGTGGTCAGCTGATGATATCTGAGTTTTAGTGCATTACGGAATCCTAATGTGACATAACATTTAAAGAGACAATGTAATATATTATTCCCGGGAGGGAAGATTTTCAACAAAAATCTAATGGTTCAGTTGATTAATAATTGAGagtcattgatttttttctccaaatgcCCTTTGAAAGCTTTGGTGctactgctgtttttttctgatcTCCTGTAAAATTGTAATTGAGTAAAAACAGCATTGTTTCAAATAACTTGTTGTTGCCCTAGTTGGACTTTTATTTGCCCATGATTGTAGGATTAATAATAAGCAGCGATCTGTGATTTCCCAGTTCCCCTTTCAGTCACTGGTTTGCCTATTCCATATATGCAATTGTGCAAAAATATTTCGCAATCAAAACCACAAATGGAAGGATAAGTATGCAAGTCATGATTAACTCAGCagaaacacatatatatataaaaatacatctcTCTCAATAATGACATGTATTTGCCATGTTTATTTAAGATATTCCTCATTTCACCTTAAAACACTGTGaaatgatttcatatttatcataGCACCTGGATATATTGTGaaacattcatatatatatatattaatttacatATCAGTCACTTATTGTGTATACAGTTATTGAAGTACTtccttatatatttatttgggTTATCTTTATACTTTTACAATCAAGGTTATTTTAACTGCGGATCATGTGGTCAAGATTAAGTGGGGACTCCAAGTGGTCAGTAAAGTTTCTGCAGTAGAAATGCTGAAATATGGAAAGAAGGTAATAGGGTCATTTAGGTAAAGCTGGGCTTGACTGTTTGGATCATTACCACAGGGATGAATTACTGGAAACCACTTGCTACCTTCCACGACTCAGTTTAACATTTGTATACTGTCTTTAATTTCTGATTTTACCATTTGTCCTGCCATGTATTTAATATCACATCAATAGTCCAGTCCTCACCATCTACCCACTGATACAACTTTAAATAACTgggaggttgtttttttgtaaagacAAAGACAATACGACAAACACTGATTTTTTTCCCTTGTTTGTTGAGTTTTTTACTGGAGGGAAAGGTGAAGCCATTatgaatattaaacacagtACAGCTGAGGTTGTAAATTCAGATCACTTCTTCAAAAGTCTGCATTAAATATCAAAAGGCACATAAAAATCTGCATGAACCCAAAAGTCTCCCTGAATGATCAAATCAGAGGAATTACATAACAATATGTTGTCAGACAGTAACCTGTTGTAACAAGGACTTTTTAATCCTCTGTAAATCCCACTAGCTGAGAGCATGGAAACAGCTTTAAATATTCTTACTGAAAATGCCTTAACATGGAAATTTTCCCAGTTTTCActtttcttatatatattttttttttcatgaatattCAGAAATGATATTTAggttgtatttacatttattgcaTGGCATATCAAacctataaaacacacaccaaaacacacaggaaagaaaatatttaagtAAAACTCTGCAGCATTTGATAGCTCCCTGCAAATCAGAAAAGTAAACAAAGTTTGTTCAGGAATCTGACCGCTCAGAAAAAACTCTTACAATTGGATGTGTTATTCTTTGTCATAAATACAAGCCAGATATCAAGAGTATGTTCTAGATGTGTACATTTCCATCAATGTACTTCTATAGTGTAACTGTATGTACTGGCAAATTTTTATAAATTAAGGGAGAAAACACACTTCAATCAATGGGTGTTTTCTACCTATTTTTTTATCAATGGAAGACTACAATAATGAAATCACCAAAACCTaacctgaataaataaaaataaaatattaaatgctGACCATGGTACAGTGGTGTAAAAACTATTCAAGTCAAAATCAAATCTATGATCAGAACCAGCACAGATACTCAATGCTTGATTTAGATTGTTCTTAGATCATTTCAGTGCTCTCTGTCCGAGGTTATGTGCACAAGAGTACAGGGCCCCCCTAGTGTCAGTTCATGTGGGTTTCCTGCTGCATTTATTTGGTTCAGAACACCAGTCTGCTGATGGTATTgaaaccccctcctcctcctcctcctcctccaccagatggGCCGCAGCTCCCTGGTGGGTTATTATCATCTGAACCGTTGGGCCTGAATGAACAGGACGATGAAGGGGCCTGCAGAGCCTGGGTCCGAGCATTGAGCTCCTGTTCCTGTTGACATCATGAAGGAAAGAGACATTTTTACACATCAGCCTATTTCTCAACTGCTAAAAATATGCATACTTGCCAAATGCATCTATGCAGCTCTATGAGACGGACATTTACATTGTTACAGCACCCTCTAGAGGTCATTGACTTTAGTCACTTATGCAAGCGTGACGGAATGTCAACCAAAAGTGGCACAGTTCAGTGACTCGTGAAATTGCACTTCACATCTTAACGGGACAGTTCAGATTTAGCTTCAAGTgcagtcaaaaaaaaaagatattctaACCCTTAGCTATCTGTAAGTGAACGTTCTGTTTGCTCTAAGCCATTTTCCACCTGAGAGAATCTTATACAATGCTTGACTTTCATAATAACCACACACTTAGGAGGTTAGCAGTAATAAGGTTTTAAGTGAAATGCATGACATGCGTTAAAAATAGGTCAGAATATCCATGGAAGTCTTTATGGATTTATGGACACTGATAGTTTAGACGTGTACCACAATGCTGAGGGAGCGGTATGGTTTCTTTTGTTCACCTTCACTTACCTGTAAATACAGCTTGTTGTCCTTGATAATAGCATCCAGCAGGTCTTTCTGCAGGGGAGGCTCAGCACTCAATCTCATTCCATTTGCTGCGGGTCCCCCATTTATGTTCTGCTCTTGTAGCTCCTGTTTTCTGTACATAAGCACATAAGCTGTGTCCTTGGGGAAGCGATTAGTAATGTTTTGCACTGATTGGAAGGAGGTGAATGTCACTCTGCTGTCATTGAACAGCAGCCAATCCTTCGCTTCCTGGACACCGTTAGGGACTGCGTCTCCTTGTTCGGATGGAACTGAGAGAGCTGAGCAAGTGGAGAGGTCACACTCGGCCTGGCCATTCCCCAAATTATCATGGAGGGCAAAGTGATTGGCTGGGTGCTGCGTTGCATCTGTTCCACTGAGGTTACGGCCGTAAGAGTAGTAGTGGCCACTCTCAGATGATATACCAGAATGCATCACCACTGAGCTGAGGACATAGGGCACGGACAACACTGGCATTTCTCCTTCTCCATTTGTCTGCTCTAGTCCATCaatcctctccttcccctcttcctcctcctctctttgagACGGTTTGAGTTTCTTGGCCAGATTCTCACTGCTCTCAGGAGAATCCACttgcagagaagaggaggtggaagagggtAGTGTCATTGAAGGGGGATGTACTGGAAGTCTCATGAGAGATGGGATGGTGACGTTTTCCAGAATCTTCCTCCGGACGTGGCATTTAGCATCATAAGAGAATCGCAGCAGAGTGAGGATCAAGTACTCAGGGGCTGACACCACTTTCAAGGTCTTCTCTGCCCGCTGGAGGGAGCTACACTTCTCACAGAAATAGGCATTGTCTTCATCTAGGGTCTCTGGAGCCAAAAAATAGTTCACCAGGTCCGGCACAGAGAGGGGAGGCTCATTTGTCACTGGCGTAAAAGGGACATTGCTAGCCGGGGATTTGCTTGGTTCAAGAATCTCACTGCCACCATTAACAGATCCCTGACAGAGAACTTTGGGCTCCTCTTGGGGCCCAAAAGGCTGAGGGCCATTCAGAGAGGTGGCAGAGGGACAAAAGGCCAATGGGAGGTCACTGAAAGGCTCTTCTTTCTCAGAGATGCAGTTGCATTGTGTACAGCGAATGCCTGTGATCAGCTTCCCACCAAACATCCTCTCTATCAAAGTCTTCCCATCATTCTCAGGTTTGGTGTCTGCAGGAGCCGAAGGCAACTCTTCACCCTCCTCTGGAGAAGTCAGACCTGTTGGGTCTTTGCTAATTGTGTCGACAGGGGAGGCAACCTTTGGCTTAGCTGATTCCAGGACCTGAAttgttctctcctcttcatgTAACCTTGGGACCAGGAGACAGGAACCAATCATCGTCAGGCCAATCTTTATCAAAGAGTCATATCATTTCATTCTTAAGACAACATACGTTACACTAGTAAGCTCCAGTAATAGACTTAACACTTAAAATGCCTAAAggtcaaaacataaaaaaaaaaaagtctattCATTTGGCAATACAGGAAAATCATTGGAATCTATTAGTTTTTATCTAAACTCATGCATAAACTTCACTCATTCTAACTGGGATTGATTAGTCCAGGCTACAGTACCTGTCTAGAAGGAACCTGAGGTACTCAGAACAGTCCTGCTGAGAGCCCATGTTGAACCAGGGAGGCCGAGACACTTCCAAGAAGTTTCTGGGAGCATATGCTGCCCtctacaggacacacacacaaaaacacacagagtctcATTGTCATCAACCATTGCAATCCACAAGTAATAATATTTGCTATAAATCTGTTATGCAGAGGCAACACTAACCTGTGTGTGCGCAAGGAAAGCAAAGAGCAACTGAAGCTTTTTCATCACTGTGTTGGAGCTGTTCAGATGTAATGATAAAACGTGCCTCCTGAAACTgagaaaaaacatcatattCAAACCTGTGTTACATAAAAGgggtgtgtacatgtgcatggtgtgtgtgtgtgtgcatactcACTCTGTGGCCATGAAGAGGGTCTGGATGATGCTGTTCATGAAACAGGTGTTCCCCAGGTTGACCAGGCCTGTCTTGCCTGTCTCAGACTTCCCAGCTTGCTTCAGTAGACCAGACACAAATGAGTTGGACTGAGACGTCCAGGCACTTTGATTCAACACCAGTTTTATCTTCTCCTCGCCAGGGTTTGGGAGATCCTGAcggaaaaaatttaaataatgtataagATACAGAACACAAAGGGTACCCTGGAAATTCCCTGTTGGAAATTGACAACGAATAATGCAGgttttggttatttatttatttattcaatgaagaacacaaatcaatatatatttgaaatattgCTCATGAGGTGTTCTGCACTCTTTTACCTTGATGGCCTCTAGTATGTGGTCATAGAGGTCAGGGAAGCCGGAGTACTGGTACATCATGCAGTGTATGAGCTCCGTGAACTGCACCAGGAAAGCTTTACTGGTGGGGAGACCATCTGTCCTTAAGGATTGGACTAGATGCACCACGTGTGGAACAACCTAAGAAAGTGAGGGATGAAGGGGAAGAGAAGAATAAGGAAACTTCGGTGTTGAAAGCAGTAAAAGCTACTACTTATATTAATCACACAAATCTGCAGTGATGTCATCCAGAGGGAAGCTGCACTTAAGGAACCCCTAAGAGAGTTCAGTCTCattttctgattatttttattcatttcatgttttatgGATTCTAATAGGCCAACTCAAGGCATTGGTCATCATTTTAGTGcatcacatgtttttaatgGTGTAGCAAAAAGCCAGGCCTTAGGTTCTCGGATAAGTCTATGCAGCTTTGAAGTAATTTAAACCCCAAAATGAGAAAACCGATACAGTGGCCGGCCATTTGAGAGGGAAATGGGctgtgaggagacaggagatCCCTTACCAAATGGAAGGCCTCAGGAGAGTGCTGGAAACTCAGCAGCATATGAGACAGCACGGTTAAGGCCCCCTGCCGCACTATAGGGTACCACAGACGACTGAATACCTgtggattaaaaataaatcattgtgtcattaaaagatttaaaaaatcacTACATTCTCTCCTTCCTGAGGGCATCAATACATTAACATGAGGACTTGACTAACCAGTTCAATCTTGAGCAGAGTGACATCGATAAGGATAGTGAACTTCTGAACTGCAGCGAGTCCTTTCAACAGAGCGATGACCCAAGTGTCAACGTGATGGGCCAGAGGCCAAGAGAGCCAGTCAATCATCCTAGACAGACCGAAGAAGAGGGTGTTGAGTGTATATACTGAGCACAATGGAGACATTAAATACATGTATAGTTTGCTATACTTGAGTGACAATGTGAAAGCAAATATTGTGATGCAAACACTACAAACCTCCAGCTTAAATAagtgtgttttagtttgtcaAAGTTGCCAATGTGTGAGCTAACCTGCAGAGGGCTTTAGTCATGCTCGCGTCTTTGACATTCTGGTCTGTGGTGAGGCTCTTGATGAGCACCGTGATCATCTGGACCGGGATGTGCTGGACCAGGCTGGCGAGGGCGATGGCTGGCTCAAAGGAAGGGTCTGCGAGATTCAAGCCACAATCAAAAtgtaacacaatcacacaactgTACTCTTTTTGTCTCAGTGGACAGTAAGTGCcgtaaaaacatgacatttttttatttgtaccaTGCAGTGCAAGACCACCGCAAACTAAGGCCTCAACTTAAGTGTTGATTCTTTAAGCTTCACAGTGATGTATTCACAGCAGGGCtggttgtgttgtattttaagtAGTTATTGTTGCTTTATCCATCCCTGGTCAAAGCATTTAACAATCGTCTCCATTGGGACGTCTTGATTAAGCCCCCAACCCTGATCCGAGGTCTGTGCTGAGTATCTGACAATATAGATTGAGACTACATTTCTTCTCACGTAATAGAGCAGCACTTCAACGAAATAAGGcttattttaacattaaaatatttgttatgctTTAACGGTTGATTAATGAAAAACTTTAGAAATCTCCtcttaataaaaaacactttacaatTACAGCACTGTCACTGAAATAGAGGGAGAATGACCCTTTAACCCACACAGGCTCTGCTCGCACCGCTCACTGTCACATGCTGTCAGTGTGACTTTCATTGTAACTGAAGCCCGATGTTTATCTCGTGCTGCTTAACAGTTCAGTcactcaacaacaacactgcacAGTACGCTCAGGAGACTATCACTAAAATGAACCATTAATAAAAGTTCAGCAGCTGAATGTCAGCTTTTAACCAAAATAGTCTGAAATTAACTACATCTTTGTAAAATTAAGCCTTGAGTCGCCACATTAAAATAACCCTTGtgtcaacaataataataattataataataataagatgcATGTTTCTGTTCCATTAAACTGCATCCCCATGTGTTATAGACAGAATGAGTCTCACCTGTGGACGAGATAATGGAAAAGACTTCCTGCAGTGAGGGAAGCAGTGTGGCGGGGTCAGCCTTCCAGATGTTCTGCAGCAGCGTGCTGACCTTAGTCACCTGACCCACATACTCTCTCAGCTCTCGCTCTTGGCTGGAGAAGCAGTGGAAGTAACTGATGGTCCTGACCAGCTGCTGGCAAAACAGAACGCCTGACTTATCCCTCGGGATGCACTGCACAAAGTCCGACAGCATGGTGCTCAGGCGGGCACAAACAGTTGGCTCCGGACGCTCACAAACCATCCTTAAGACCTCCACCTGGATCATGCTGAAGATCTCCAGCACCGACGGGCAGCTGATGAGCAGCCGCAGACAGCAGTGGATGTGTTCTATTATGATTGGGTCTCTGTTGCTCAGCGGGCCATAGCCCTGCTGGAGAAGACCGAGGACAAAGTCTTTACTGAagaaattctcaaactctgggCGGTGGTAACGCGCATAGGCTTCCAAAACCTGGAAGCCAATCTGCTTCTGGAAGGCATCTTCACCAAGCAAGATGAGGCGGGTGGTGAGAGTAAACAGCGCCCGACACTGCTCCTCGGTCacctctttctctgctgcttccaCTACCTTCTTCACAATGGCCCTCTTCACTAGAACAGAGTGATCGGAGCTCACAAGGCCCTCCAAAATCTTGTCCATTATGACGGTCTGTAGAAGAGAATACAGGAAATAATTAGCTTGACACTTCCTTATCACAGAGTCTGGCCTCATACTTGACTATCACTTTGGGGATATCACAAATTGGTTATGATGTTTAAATCTCGGTGAAAACAAGAGAGAATTTGGTCTCATTGGTGTGCCGAGCTCTTTCCACTCCAGCTGTCAGAGCGCATCAATTGTCTGCATTCACTGAGTGCACATTGTCAgcgtacaaacacagaacatgtTTACTCAGCTGAATGGGCAGCGACATGTACTATAGACTGAGCCTCATTAAAGCCAAGTAAACTAGCCATagcttttgtgtatttttttaatcaaacataCAGGTTTTTGATACATTATATTGATTACAATTCCTGCAGGGATCATTCAGTATAATCTAAGATTTTTAAGACCTTTTCAATatgatataatttaaaatatgatgcTTGTTATAACTGTTATTCTggtcgggggagggggggggtcttaGAGGGACCAGGCGGGAAGGACAAATACATCACTTCCTATGTCCACTAATCACACATTACGGTACACGCCTTAAAGTGTAGACAACTCGGTGAAAATCGAATGTAAATCATATTAAAGTTGTAAAATCTGTAAATCGGTTGAGCTCAAAAactctcttgtttctcttcagatCGAGTAAGTCTTTCACCTTCTCAACAGTCTGACTTCATAGGAGTTTCTGACCATTAAAGCACACGGACATCAAactaactaaccctaacccaatcaTTTGGCTTATTAGAGGCGGTTGTTAAACGCATTTACTTTGATGGAGATTGAAAAGTTAAAGCAGTTTCAGGTGCCACTGTTACACGTTGAATTTTCACGCAACGCCACTTATGTATGGACAAAAACTCACAGTTCCCAAAAGACCAAATCATCTGACAATATTTGGGGTTCCTTGGCCTGACATGGTTATGGAAGACGGACGAAGAGTTCGTCAaagtgtaagacatgcaaaaaacaagacattttctaTTTCCACCAAcaggcgctgtgattttaagtcatgatttcacgagatgtcatcaggctgcGACCTATACCTACATACATTTCCAGTTTGGAGTCAAATGGATCATGTACAACCGAGATACACctacctcgtgttttgatggtgaTTCATCAATATTtgacgccacggtcacaccgttTGACGAAACCTCACAATTTGAGTTGATTTTAATCTCCATCTTGTTACGATGATACTTGAATATTATATTTGAAGTCTATCTGTTGAAACTTCTAGGAAGAGCTTGTTAAAATAAACAACGTGAAATGCGGCAAGAATGGCCAATTTGTGCCGGGGACTTTTTTTTCGTACGGTCATGATACACGTGTGTACCGAATTTCGTTTAGATCGATTGAACCAGACGGAATTGCAGacgggggcgctgttgagccattgtACTGTATAATACCTCAAATTGCAAAGTAGTTTGTGTACAATAGCTGTTCCCGAGCTGTTCCtgataattgtatttatttgcttaATTTTATAAATCtagttactgtatataatgatTGTTACCTCCATCATGGTTTCATCATGTGGTTTATGTGAAGGTGCTGCTGCAAAACTACAATTTCCCTTTAAGATAATGAAAGCACTTTATCTTTACACTGTTTATCTGTCTAAGCAGATTAACCAAAAATATTCAACAAACCAAAAACGAGTTTATAACGCAAATATAATTACGTTACACGTGTTCAACAATATTTGAAACATTTTTCTCGCGGTTGTTTTTGTCGGTGAGGAAAACATCGAGCCTGTGTGGAAACAGacagctagcatgctaacgctagctgtATCGTTAGCGTTAAGGGGCGCTTCTAAGACAGTTTAAAAACATGGCCCGGATGTTAGATACAGCCACAAACATCCGATGCCAGCCCTCCTGCTCCACCATGACAGCTGTTGATAAAATCACATATCTGcataacaaataacaaagcCGCCAGACGGGCCTGACATTAGCTGGGTAACGTCAGGAGCCACTGACTTAGCACAAATGCCGCTAACGTGTAAATGGACGTGAGAAGAGGGGTTTATAATGCACACTTACCAAAATAGAGCATGTCAACAGTGTCCAACCTGAATATCATCAACTGTCGGTCGAAGAAAAACGACTTTTAACAGATAAAACCGTCTTATTTTGGTTCCATTTGTTCGCCCAGCTGATCAACCGTCCGCTGACGTCATCCCGTGGACAGAGACGCTGGAAGGACCCAAGCGAGAAGCAATGTGCGTCGCGTACTGTGCCTGTTCCCGCGgaggaattgttttttttgcatcaacACCGGAAGTGTCATGTGCAGAGACAATGCGGAGTCCTGCTTGataacaatatttaaatgtagTAAACCCGTGGTTGAGATATGTATGAGCTTATATACACTACACagcagggggtccgcggaggtactacAGGGGGGCTCTACATTTTTGGTGGATTTGGTGGATTTTGtccacaaatttaaattaacatgAATCAAACATATCGTAGCGAACGGATACATGGAGGCAGAAGACGTCATCTTTCTGTGTATTgattgaatagcttagtattgaatgcacaataatagggtagctatgtttacaCATGGCAtaaggcccagtttaatataaaacacaattgtacacaatatatatagtagggggtccctgctccatctctctatcagtttgggggtccttggcctggaAAACGATGAAGTCCCCTGCTGCAAATCATCACTTCCCGAGCTCTCAAGTATTCACATCCTTTATGAAGACCAGCGTATATTTAACAATACTACATTGTTATGATATTTGATAACAAGTTAAAGTCAAGCACTCATATTTTACCCAAAGCATAGATATTAATTCGAGAAATGTgctttaaatatacatatttaaacaaaagaagatAAAAGTTTAAATGAACTAAGAATTTTATCTAATCTTTTCAAGTctagtttatttattcatattaaaatcCCTGGAGGGAATGGCATCAGGTAAGAACTCTATAAAGGCTAGCTAGATAGAAAGGTTTCCAACGGTCCTGAAGGCATCATCCCAGAGTCTCGCGATAGCACGCACGCACCGGATAACATTATCGGGCTGAGAGCGCGGGTGCCCGAAAGAAACCTTTGCTAGCGAGGCTGCGGCTCCTGAGACGCTGCGGAgtcttttcattaaa
Protein-coding sequences here:
- the usp38 gene encoding ubiquitin carboxyl-terminal hydrolase 38, which translates into the protein MDKILEGLVSSDHSVLVKRAIVKKVVEAAEKEVTEEQCRALFTLTTRLILLGEDAFQKQIGFQVLEAYARYHRPEFENFFSKDFVLGLLQQGYGPLSNRDPIIIEHIHCCLRLLISCPSVLEIFSMIQVEVLRMVCERPEPTVCARLSTMLSDFVQCIPRDKSGVLFCQQLVRTISYFHCFSSQERELREYVGQVTKVSTLLQNIWKADPATLLPSLQEVFSIISSTDPSFEPAIALASLVQHIPVQMITVLIKSLTTDQNVKDASMTKALCRMIDWLSWPLAHHVDTWVIALLKGLAAVQKFTILIDVTLLKIELVFSRLWYPIVRQGALTVLSHMLLSFQHSPEAFHLVVPHVVHLVQSLRTDGLPTSKAFLVQFTELIHCMMYQYSGFPDLYDHILEAIKDLPNPGEEKIKLVLNQSAWTSQSNSFVSGLLKQAGKSETGKTGLVNLGNTCFMNSIIQTLFMATDFRRHVLSLHLNSSNTVMKKLQLLFAFLAHTQRAAYAPRNFLEVSRPPWFNMGSQQDCSEYLRFLLDRLHEEERTIQVLESAKPKVASPVDTISKDPTGLTSPEEGEELPSAPADTKPENDGKTLIERMFGGKLITGIRCTQCNCISEKEEPFSDLPLAFCPSATSLNGPQPFGPQEEPKVLCQGSVNGGSEILEPSKSPASNVPFTPVTNEPPLSVPDLVNYFLAPETLDEDNAYFCEKCSSLQRAEKTLKVVSAPEYLILTLLRFSYDAKCHVRRKILENVTIPSLMRLPVHPPSMTLPSSTSSSLQVDSPESSENLAKKLKPSQREEEEEGKERIDGLEQTNGEGEMPVLSVPYVLSSVVMHSGISSESGHYYSYGRNLSGTDATQHPANHFALHDNLGNGQAECDLSTCSALSVPSEQGDAVPNGVQEAKDWLLFNDSRVTFTSFQSVQNITNRFPKDTAYVLMYRKQELQEQNINGGPAANGMRLSAEPPLQKDLLDAIIKDNKLYLQEQELNARTQALQAPSSSCSFRPNGSDDNNPPGSCGPSGGGGGGGGGGFNTISRLVF